In the genome of Acidovorax sp. 69, the window GGGCCCGGTGCCCAGGCCCGCCAATGCGCAAGTGAATGACGCCGAAGCGAAGAAGCTGGCTGCCTGGGTGTTGAACCAGAAATAGCCCAGGGCTTCGCTCATAAAAAAACCCGCTGGAATCCAGCGGGTTTTTTATGCCGATGGCGCCATGGGCGTGGCCTTACTTGCCGGCAATGGAACGGATGAACGCCAACGTTTCACATCCGATCAAATCCAGGTCGTTGTCCAGCGTCGCCACATGGTAAGAATGGTCAAGCCAACGGAAATCGATCCGGCTGCTCCCCAGCCTACGCACGATTCGAGGGCCGTTGCTCGGATCGACGACGTGGTCCTCACGCGCCTGGATCACGAGGGCCGGGCACTTGATGCGAGGCAACAGATCGTGCGTCACGGCCACAAGGCCATAGACCTGCCGGAACGCGAGCACCGGCACTTCGGGATACGCCAGCTCGGTCACGCCGGGCGCCTTGATGTCGGAGCCAATGCCCGGTACGGTAGCCGGCAGCCCGGTGGCCAGAGCGAGTCCAGCCATGTCGGCGGAGTTGAGCTGCACCACGCCGTTGATGGGCACGGTGCCTCTGATGACGTCAGGATGCATGGCAGCCATGTACAGCGACAAGGTGCCTCCCATGGAGAGCCCCACCATGTAGATTTGTGAACAGGTCTTGCGCAGGCTGGTCAGTGCCTCCTCCACGGAAGCGATCCAGTCACTAGCTGTGGTGCGAGCCATGGCAGCCGGAGACACGCCGTGACCGGCCAGACGCGGCCCTATTACGGTGTAGCCAGCCTTGGCGATCTGTTCACCCAGGGGACGCATGCTCTGCGTGGTGCCAGTGAAGCCGTGGCATACCAACACGCCGACGTCGTTGCCGGCAAAGAAGAAGGGCTCGGCTCCAGACAGGATGGGTTCGTCACTCATGTGTTTTCCTTGTGGTCAAAAAGAAGCGGGGAAATTCATCGATTCTTCAGGCTGTAGGCCAATGCGGCGACCGCAATGATCGCGCCTTGCAACATCAGGCGCCCGGGTTCGCCCAGGCCCAGGCTGGTCAGGAAGTTGAACAGAAAGGTAAGCATGAAAGCCGCTACCGCCGGGCCTGCCATGCCGCCTTTGCTGCGCCCAAAGGTCACCCCTCCCAGGATGGCTGCGGCCAACGAGTTGAGCGCGAGATCCTGGCCCAGCGTGATGCTGCCCTTTCCGACGAAACCGACCAGGATGAACCCGCAGGCGACCGAGATCAACGCCGAAATCACATGACCGGCAAACACCACGCGCAGGTGCGGCAGGCCGGACAACGCAGCGGCTTGCGGGTTGCTCCCCACCGCATCCAGAGTGCGTCCGAACACGGTGCTTCGGAGCAAGAGCACCGCCGGCACCAGCGCGACCAGCCAGAGCAACACGGAAACGGGCCACCCATATACCCGCTGGCGCACCAGTTCGACCAAGAACTCGGGTGCATCCCCCGGGGCGCGAAACTGCGAGAGCGCCACCACGCAGCCCGTCAGGATCATCGACATGGCCAGCGTGACGATCATGGAAGACGCCCGCGTCCCGACGATCAATGCACCGTTGAGCAAACCGACCACCAGACCGAACAGAACGCACAGGCCTGCAGCCGCGGAGGACGACATCGGAAAGTAGCCACTGGTGAGCAGATAGGCAACCGCCACGATGACGCCGCCCGAGGACAGGTCGATGGAACGTGCCCGCATCACGAGCGACTGCCCGATCACCGCGAGCCCCAGTGGCGCCGCCTGGCGCGCGATCAAGGGCAGCAGCATGGCCGAAATAAGCTGTGGTCGCATCACCGCAGCGAGCAGCAGAAGGATCAACAGGGCAGCATAAGCCGGTGGCAGATCGCCCACCCACCGAAGCACCTTGCGCCAGGGCGCCGCTGGTGGCGTCGATGCAGAAAACACCGCACTCACAGGCCCACCACCTTTCTTCTCTGCGAGCACACGGCCAGCAACAACAACAATCCCGTCACCGCACCGCGCAGGAACGGCGAGATGCCGAACAGGTTGATGCCGTTGGTAATGAGGCCCAGGCTCAAAGCGCCAATGACAACGCCCAGGATGCTGCCCACGCCTCCGGTCAACTGCACTCCACCCAGCGCGACGGCAGCAACGGATTCAAGGCCAAACGCGGCCCCCATCGTGGGATCACCTGCGGAGACCCGAGCGGTCAGATAAATGCCGGCCACCACCGCCAGCAAGCTGCACAACACATAGGCGGCAACGACGACTGTTCGCGATTGCACGCCATTGAGATGGGCACTTCGGGCCTGTGCCCCCACGGCAAAGATGTGCAGGCCCAGACGAGAGCGATGCAGCAATACATACACTGCCAGCATGCACGCGGCGCACCACAGCAGAGGCAGCGGCACGCCCGCAGCGGTGCCGTTGACAAGCTGGCCGAGTGCGGGTGCCACTTGACCGCCTGGAATGGGCAATACCAGATATGCTAACCCCTGCAGGAACGTCATGGTCGCGAGCGTCATGATCAACGGATGAATGCCCGCGATGGCAATGCCCAGACCGTTGACCAGACCAACGCAGAGGCCCATCAAGAGCGCCAGCACGGTGCCGGTGAAGGGGTCCGCTTGGGTGGCGATCAGGCATCCCGCCAGGCTCATGACACTGCCGACAGAGAGGTCGATGCCAGCCACCAACGCCACCAGCATCTGCCCGAGCGTGACGATCAGGAGTGCGGTAATCTGGCCAGTGACATTGGTGAGGTTCTGTGCGGCCAGAAAGTTGGAGGCAGCCAGAGAAAGAAAGACGATCAGCAGCACGGGCAGTGCGAGCGTCATGCGGCCTATGCCGGTCCTAAACGTGTTCATGCGTGCGATGCCTCCTGCATCTCTTGTCTGACAGCGACAGGTTGGATCAGCGCGAGCGCCAGCAACTGCTCTTCGGTGGCATTCGCCGCAGGAACATCTCCTGCAATCTGTCCGCCGCTGACCATAAGAATCCGGTCACAAAGACCGATGAGTTCAAGCAGATCGGAAGACAGCGCGAGCACGGCACCTCCCTGCTTGGCGAAATCTCGCAGCAATCCATAGATCTCGGCCTTGGCCCCAACGTCCACGCCGCGAGTGGGCTGTTCGACAAGCAAGGTGTCCACACCCGCGCAGAGCCATCGCCCGATCATCACTTTCTGCTGATTGCCGCCAGAAAGATCGCCCACGTTCTGATCAAGCCCCCGCGACCGCAACTGCATGCGCTCAGCCAGACCGATCACGACCTCGCGCGAACGCGGCGCGCCGCGAATCAGTCCCAGACCTCGCAGCAGGCCCAGTCCGATGTTGTCCGAGATCGGCAGGTCCAGATAAAGTCCTTCCTGCTTGCGGTCTTCGGGTACAAGGCCTATGCCCCGCCCCACTGCCCTGAGGGCTCCTTCGCGCGGATCGTACCGTTGCTCTTGCCCTTGCCGATCCCGGCGGACGACGTCGCTCCCGGCAGGGCGGATCACCCCGGCCAGAGCCCGCACTATTTCGCGCTGGCCCTGACCTTCCAGGCCACCCAGCCCAACGATCTCTCCTCTGCGCAGCGCGAAGGCGACAGGCGTGGCGCCGGGTGCGATCGTCAGCGCACGCACTTCGAGTGCAGCCAAACCTACATCAGCTGCCTCGGCGCGCGGAGGAAACAGCGCCAGCAAAGGACGTCCCACCATGAGGGCAATCAACCGATCGTGGCTCAAAGCCTCGATGGGCTCGGTCGTCACAAGACGACCATCCTTGAGCACGGTCACCGTATCGCACAACCGGAAAATTTCATCCAGGCGATGGCTGATATAGAAGACCAGCTTGCCCTGAGTCTTGAGCGACCTCAGCAAGGTCTCGAGCTTGTCGACCTCCGCGCGATTCAGCGGTGCCGTTGGCTCATCGAAGATGAACACCTGCGCATCGGTGCTCACACCTTTTGCGATTTCCACCAATTGCTGTTCGCCAACCGTGAGACTGCCACCTGCACGCAGCGGATCCAGCGAGATGCCGATCCGGGTCAGCACCGCGCGGGCCTCAGTCAACATGCCCGAGCGGTCCAGCAGACCCGCACGAGACCGCTCCCGACCCAACAACAGGTTTTCAGCCACGGTCAGGTTGGGGAGTACCGTCAGTTCCTGGAACACCGTGGAAATGCCGGCTGCGCGCGCTGCCGCCGGATCGCGCAGCGACATCGCTCGCCCGTTCATCAGAATTTCGCCTTCGTCGGGTTGGTGAACCCCTGCGAGCAGTTTCATCAACGTCGATTTGCCGGCGCCGTTTTCGCCTGTGATGGCATGGATGGATCCCGCTTTTCCCACAAGATCCACGTCCTGCAGCGCCACCGTTGAACCAAACCGTTTGCCTATGCGGCGCACGGCGATGAGATCGGCCCCCCCGAGGGAGACCGCTTGAAGATCGGTCATCAGAAACTCGGCCTCTCAACGACGG includes:
- a CDS encoding sugar ABC transporter ATP-binding protein encodes the protein MTDLQAVSLGGADLIAVRRIGKRFGSTVALQDVDLVGKAGSIHAITGENGAGKSTLMKLLAGVHQPDEGEILMNGRAMSLRDPAAARAAGISTVFQELTVLPNLTVAENLLLGRERSRAGLLDRSGMLTEARAVLTRIGISLDPLRAGGSLTVGEQQLVEIAKGVSTDAQVFIFDEPTAPLNRAEVDKLETLLRSLKTQGKLVFYISHRLDEIFRLCDTVTVLKDGRLVTTEPIEALSHDRLIALMVGRPLLALFPPRAEAADVGLAALEVRALTIAPGATPVAFALRRGEIVGLGGLEGQGQREIVRALAGVIRPAGSDVVRRDRQGQEQRYDPREGALRAVGRGIGLVPEDRKQEGLYLDLPISDNIGLGLLRGLGLIRGAPRSREVVIGLAERMQLRSRGLDQNVGDLSGGNQQKVMIGRWLCAGVDTLLVEQPTRGVDVGAKAEIYGLLRDFAKQGGAVLALSSDLLELIGLCDRILMVSGGQIAGDVPAANATEEQLLALALIQPVAVRQEMQEASHA
- a CDS encoding carboxylesterase, producing MSDEPILSGAEPFFFAGNDVGVLVCHGFTGTTQSMRPLGEQIAKAGYTVIGPRLAGHGVSPAAMARTTASDWIASVEEALTSLRKTCSQIYMVGLSMGGTLSLYMAAMHPDVIRGTVPINGVVQLNSADMAGLALATGLPATVPGIGSDIKAPGVTELAYPEVPVLAFRQVYGLVAVTHDLLPRIKCPALVIQAREDHVVDPSNGPRIVRRLGSSRIDFRWLDHSYHVATLDNDLDLIGCETLAFIRSIAGK
- a CDS encoding ABC transporter permease, whose protein sequence is MLLIVFLSLAASNFLAAQNLTNVTGQITALLIVTLGQMLVALVAGIDLSVGSVMSLAGCLIATQADPFTGTVLALLMGLCVGLVNGLGIAIAGIHPLIMTLATMTFLQGLAYLVLPIPGGQVAPALGQLVNGTAAGVPLPLLWCAACMLAVYVLLHRSRLGLHIFAVGAQARSAHLNGVQSRTVVVAAYVLCSLLAVVAGIYLTARVSAGDPTMGAAFGLESVAAVALGGVQLTGGVGSILGVVIGALSLGLITNGINLFGISPFLRGAVTGLLLLLAVCSQRRKVVGL
- a CDS encoding ABC transporter permease, whose protein sequence is MSAVFSASTPPAAPWRKVLRWVGDLPPAYAALLILLLLAAVMRPQLISAMLLPLIARQAAPLGLAVIGQSLVMRARSIDLSSGGVIVAVAYLLTSGYFPMSSSAAAGLCVLFGLVVGLLNGALIVGTRASSMIVTLAMSMILTGCVVALSQFRAPGDAPEFLVELVRQRVYGWPVSVLLWLVALVPAVLLLRSTVFGRTLDAVGSNPQAAALSGLPHLRVVFAGHVISALISVACGFILVGFVGKGSITLGQDLALNSLAAAILGGVTFGRSKGGMAGPAVAAFMLTFLFNFLTSLGLGEPGRLMLQGAIIAVAALAYSLKNR